CGCCCATGTCCCCGAGGGGTACGAACCGCCGCCGCACCACCGCCCCCTGGCCTCGGGCTCGTACGCCGCCCACCAGGCGCTCGGCGCCGCGGCCGACCGCAGGGCCAGGACCCGCTCGGCCCTCACCTCGTACAAGAAGCGCCTGCGCACCCGCGCCATGCGCACCGCCTACCGCGCCGACCTCCGCACCAGCGGCCTCGACCCCAACCTCGCGGTCTACGGCGCCTACTGGAACCGCGGAGTCTCCTGCAACCCGGCCGCGATCGCCGCCGCCGCCCGCGAACTCGCCCCGAACATCCGCCCCGTGTGGGCGGTCAGCAGCCGCCACGTCGACCGGCTGCCGCCCGGGACGCCGTACGTCATCGAGGGATCCCGCGCCTACTGGCGGGCGATGGCGAGGGCGACGTACCTGGTCAACAACTCCAGCTTCCCCGGCGGCTTCACGAAGCGCCCGGGCCAGCTCTACCTCCAGACCCACCACGGCACCCCGCTCAAGACCATGGGCCTGGACCAGCGCCGCTACCCCGCCTGCGCGGGCGGTACGGACTTCGAGAAGATCCTCGCCCACACCGACCAGTGGGACTTCAGCCTCTCCTCCAACCCGCACTCCACCGAGGTCTGGGACCGGGTCTACCCCTCGACCGCGTACCAGCACCTGGACCTCGGCTACCCGCGCAACGACGTCTACTTCACGACAACTCCCGCCGAGATCACGGCACTCCGCACCGGCCTGGGCATCGAGGCCGGCCAGACGGCGCTCCTCTACGCGCCCACGCACCGCGACTACGAGAAGGGCTTCGTGCCCCATCTCGACCTGGAGCGGCTGTCACGCGAACTCTCCGACGAGTACGTCCTGCTGGTCCGCGCGCACTACTTCTACGGCCGCACCTCCGCCGGGCGCGGCGCCCGCGTCATCGACGTGACGTCCCACCCGTCGACCGAGGAACTCGCCCTGGCCTCCGACGTGTTGATCACGGACTACTCGTCCCTGATGTTCGACTACGCCTGCCTGGACCGCCCCATCGTCGCCTACGCCCCCGACTGGCCGGCCTACCGCGCCTCCCGCGGCACCTACTTCGACCTGCTCTCCGGCGAGGCGGGCGAGACCCCGGGCGCGGTCGCCACCACCGAGGACGAACTCCTCGACCTCCTGGCGTCCGGCGCCTGGGACACCCGCGCCACCAGCGCGCTCCGTCAGGCGTTCAGGGCACGGTTCTGCCCGTACGACGACGGGGGAGCGGCGGAGCGGGTGGTGCGGCGCCTCTTCCTCACTTCGTGAGGGCGCGGCGCACCCGGCCCAGCGGGCGGCGCACCGACCTGGGTATGTGCGCCTTCCAGTCGTGGCGCGGCAGCGCGTCCATCCGGTGGTAGAACTCGCCCATGTCCAGGGCGAGATGACCGCCTCCGGTCCAGTACGGGATGGCCGCGGTGCCACCCACGCGCACCGCACCGGCCGCCGTGCGCGCACTGCGCGGGGTGCCGCTGATCCGGGCGCTGCGGCCGATTCCGAGGAGCTGGAAGGAGGCCTGGACGTCGTACACCCCGCGCTCCAGCGGGCTGCCGCCCGCGGCGGTCAGCGGGTCGATCTCCAGATGGCCGGTGACCACGGCCTGCTTGCGGCCGGGTCCCGCGTCCTGCAGCTCCACGCGCAGCCCCTTCGGGTCGGGGAACCAGCCCATGTGCCGCGTCCGGTCCTTGAGCAGCAGCCGCCCCTCCGCCGCACGCAGCGGATCGCCGACCTCCCACTCGTCGACGCCCGTCACGCCCTCCAGCAGCGCGGGGTCGAACAGGAGCCGCCCGTCGCGCTCCACGAGGGTCACCGGGCTGCCGTCCGCGTGGTTCAGGGTGAGCCGCAGCGGGGCGCTCAGCACTCCGTCGCGCCAGCGGAGCCGGCCCACCTCGGCGTGCGAGCGGATCTGCCGGGTCCGCTCCGCGAGCGCCTTCAGATCGCCCAGGCGATTCGCTTCGAGGAGGTGGGCGCGCAGCTGGGCCAGGGGGTTGAGTCCTTCGCGTACACCGTCGGTGAACTCCTCGGTCACGAGCCGGCGGACCGCCTCGTACCGCTCCTCCACCCACGATGCCTTGCTCAGCACCCGCGGTTCGCTCGCCTGCCGGAGGATCTCGACCCGGTAGGTGCGCCGCAGCAGGTGGTCGCGCTGCTCGCCGGGCTCGGTGCCGGCCTTCACCGCGTGGATGACCTTGCGCAGGTCCTCGTAATAGCTGAGATCGATCTCCGCGCTGCTGTTGTTGCCCTTGTCCTCGCGGCGCATCCAGTAGTAGCAGGGATAGTCGGCGAGTACGGAGACCCGCTCGGCGGCGACGTAGGCGCGGGCCATGAAGAGCTGGTCCTCGAGCCGTACCCGCCCTTCGGGGAACTCGATGCCGTTCTCCAGCAGGAAGTCCCGCCGGAACATTTTGTGCGGGGTCAGGGAT
The sequence above is drawn from the Streptomyces sp. NBC_01465 genome and encodes:
- a CDS encoding glycosyltransferase family 2 protein is translated as MRASIVVPVYNAGEYIDTSSESLLRQSIGADHYEVIYVNDGSTDDSAERLEKLAAAHPHVRVHHQENSGWPGKPRNVGVRLSRGRYIQFVDQDDALGLEALERLCAMGERNEADVVLGKVAGTMQGPSSVFADNVEVCTAQDHPLMESLTPHKMFRRDFLLENGIEFPEGRVRLEDQLFMARAYVAAERVSVLADYPCYYWMRREDKGNNSSAEIDLSYYEDLRKVIHAVKAGTEPGEQRDHLLRRTYRVEILRQASEPRVLSKASWVEERYEAVRRLVTEEFTDGVREGLNPLAQLRAHLLEANRLGDLKALAERTRQIRSHAEVGRLRWRDGVLSAPLRLTLNHADGSPVTLVERDGRLLFDPALLEGVTGVDEWEVGDPLRAAEGRLLLKDRTRHMGWFPDPKGLRVELQDAGPGRKQAVVTGHLEIDPLTAAGGSPLERGVYDVQASFQLLGIGRSARISGTPRSARTAAGAVRVGGTAAIPYWTGGGHLALDMGEFYHRMDALPRHDWKAHIPRSVRRPLGRVRRALTK
- a CDS encoding bifunctional glycosyltransferase/CDP-glycerol:glycerophosphate glycerophosphotransferase, with protein sequence MPRFSVVMPVHRVQGYLRAAVESVLAQSYGDFELIVVDDHSPDGCAAIAEEYADRDPRVTLLPLASHQGVGAARNAGTGLARGDYLLFLDGDDLLLPGSLEALAGRLREGPDVLLFGHECIDWWETVTPGGDDLSDPLAAVPVPWNRVFSRAFFTTHRLDFRYGPYGHLLPVHRATRLLEGPPAVLDRVCVRHRIRRGGSTSTTPGRHHFTLFDAYTAVLADSGPHPCLFRPMTDHTLAVLDDPGRIAPEDRKDFFSLASAHYRAHVPEGYEPPPHHRPLASGSYAAHQALGAAADRRARTRSALTSYKKRLRTRAMRTAYRADLRTSGLDPNLAVYGAYWNRGVSCNPAAIAAAARELAPNIRPVWAVSSRHVDRLPPGTPYVIEGSRAYWRAMARATYLVNNSSFPGGFTKRPGQLYLQTHHGTPLKTMGLDQRRYPACAGGTDFEKILAHTDQWDFSLSSNPHSTEVWDRVYPSTAYQHLDLGYPRNDVYFTTTPAEITALRTGLGIEAGQTALLYAPTHRDYEKGFVPHLDLERLSRELSDEYVLLVRAHYFYGRTSAGRGARVIDVTSHPSTEELALASDVLITDYSSLMFDYACLDRPIVAYAPDWPAYRASRGTYFDLLSGEAGETPGAVATTEDELLDLLASGAWDTRATSALRQAFRARFCPYDDGGAAERVVRRLFLTS